The Sulfurimonas hongkongensis genomic interval TAAAATCTTTGAGCTTTTTAAAACTTAATTGATAGGTAATAACTTATGTCAAATAAATTTTCACTGTTTAGATAGTTGTTTTTATGATAAATAACAAATGAAGGTTTTGTTGTAGTCTCATACCCACTGTCAACTAGCCAATCATGATATACCCATTGCATAAATCTTAGTATATCTTCACCCTTGCCTTGCAAATCAAACCTTGCATATACACCATCAGAGATTTTAAATTTAGGCAATCTTTTTGTAAATATCTCCTCTTGCTCATTTGTGATTATACAAGCTATATATTGGCAACTATTGAGGTCTGTGATGGTTGGATTATCGTGTAAAAGTGCCATCATTTGATAGTTTTTTATTTTATTATCCAAAATCAAAGTATATAGTTTTTGCCAAGTCTCTTTGATATTGTTTATATATCCATTATTGCGAATGTAGTAACTCTCTATTGAGGGCATATTTACTATTGTTGCAGATAGTTTTGAGTAATCTACACTAGAGTTTGTAGGTATATTTGACGCTTGTAAAATGGAGTTTGAATA includes:
- a CDS encoding AraC family transcriptional regulator, yielding MNKVTLQNNTKISNSIMYYIYTHIDVNIDLNELSHNLGISKFHMHKVFKNTFGKNIYESIKSIRLQKAASLLLTNRYSTISEVANLCGYSSHSSFIKAFRGKFDATPKDWRNGAYKNYSNSILQASNIPTNSSVDYSKLSATIVNMPSIESYYIRNNGYINNIKETWQKLYTLILDNKIKNYQMMALLHDNPTITDLNSCQYIACIITNEQEEIFTKRLPKFKISDGVYARFDLQGKGEDILRFMQWVYHDWLVDSGYETTTKPSFVIYHKNNYLNSENLFDISYYLSIKF